The following coding sequences lie in one Nakaseomyces glabratus chromosome K, complete sequence genomic window:
- the RPL27B gene encoding 60S ribosomal protein eL27 (CAGL0K06567g~Ortholog(s) have cytosol, nucleus, preribosome, large subunit precursor localization), which produces MAKFLKAGKVAVVVRGRYAGKKVVIVKPHDEGSKAHPFAHALVAGIERYPLKVTKKHGAKKVAKRTKIKPFIKAINYNHLLPTRYTLDVESFKSVVSTETFEEPTQREEAKKVIKKAFEERHQAGKNQWFFSKLRF; this is translated from the coding sequence ATGGCTAAGTTCTTGAAAGCTGGTAAGGTTGCTGTCGTCGTCCGTGGTCGTTACGCCGGTAAGAAGGTTGTCATCGTGAAGCCTCACGATGAAGGTTCCAAGGCTCACCCATTTGCCCATGCTTTGGTTGCCGGTATTGAAAGATACCCATTGAAGGTTACCAAGAAGCACGGTGCCAAGAAGGTCGCTAAGAGAACTAAGATCAAGCCATTCATCAAGGCCATCAACTACAACCACTTGCTTCCAACCAGATACACCTTGGATGTTGAGTCCTTCAAGTCCGTTGTCTCTACCGAAACTTTCGAAGAACCAACCCAACGTGAAGAAGCCAAGAAGGTCATCAAGAAGGCTTTCGAAGAAAGACACCAAGCTGGTAAGAACCAATGGTTCTTCTCTAAGTTGAGATTCTAA